The DNA region AAACTATCTGAATGTATTAGAAGAAATTGATGCGCAAAATTATTGGGAACGGAATAAAAAATATTGAAAGCGCATTTATTTAGTTAATCATTAAAACAGATTACAAATTTTAAACTTGAATCTATTATAAAATTAAATCTGTAGCAATCGATCAAATTTTTTTTTGAATTTTATTTTTAACAGGTGGGAATTAAATTTGAAAACCAGGAGCATAAATCCTTTTAAATTAACTATTAAAGATTAATATTTTATTGGCTTGAAAATTTCATAGGTAACAATTGCAAATTTGCATTTATCCAGATTGTAAATTAAAAGGAGTATCCAACTAGAATTATACTTAATTGCATTTATCTTCTTCATGCAATAAGTCGGTCTTTCTAATTAATCCAATTTTTCACCCGCCTCCCCGCCTTTTAGTATCTTCGCAAAAATTTTAATCCATGTATTTTACATTGACCGAAGAACAGATAGCTGTACGGGATGCAGCAAGGGATTTTGCCCGCAGGGAGCTGTTACCGGGCGTTATTGAGCGGGACGCCAAAATGCAATTTCCCAAAGAGCAGGTCCAGAAAATGGCCGAAATGGGCTTTTTGGGCATGATGGTCTCTCCGGAATATGGCGGCGGCGGCATGGATACCATCTCCTATGTCCTTGCCATGGAAGAAATCAGTAAAATCGATAATTCCTGTTCGGTGATCATGTCTGTAAACAACAGCCTGGTTTGTTGGGGACTCGAAAAAATGGGAACCGAAGAACAAAAACAAAAATACCTGCCCCGCCTGACCAGTGGCGAATGGATTGGTTCGTTCTGTTTGTCAGAACCGGAAGCCGGCAGCGATGCCACCAGTCAAAAAACTATTGCCGAAGATAAAGGAGATCATTACCTGCTCAATGGTACTAAAAACTGGATCACCAATGGGGGCAGTTCCAGCTTACACCTGGTAATGGCCCAGGCCAATCCGGAAGCCGGTAGCCGGGGCATATGTACGTTTATCGTTGAAGCCGGCTGGAAAGGAGTCAGTATTGGTGCCAAAGAAGATAAATTGGGCATCCGTTCTTCCGATACCCACAGCATTATGTACAACGACGTCATCGTGCCAAAAGAAAATTTACTGGGACCTCCGGGAGACGGATTCAAATTTGCCATGAAAACCTTGACCGGTGGGCGAATCGGGATTGCCTCCCAGGCCTTGGGAATCGCTTCCGGTGCCTACGAATTATCTCTAAACTACAGTAAAGAACGAAAAACCTTTGGCAAGCCCATTTCAAGCCACCAGGCCATTGCTTTTAAACTGGCAGATATGGCTACTGAAGTGGAGGCGGCTCGTTTGATGGTTCTAAGAGCTGCCTGGATGAAAGATATGGGTCTTGATTTTGGAACGGCTGCTGCCATGGCAAAATTATTTGCCTCTGATGTGGCCATGCGCCATTCAGTCGAGGCCGTTCAAATCCACGGTGGGTATGGCTATGTAAAAGAATATCATGTTGAGCGTCTGATGCGGGATGCTAAAATTACTCAGATCTACGAAGGAACTTCTGAGGTACAACGCATTGTTATATCAAGAGCCATCCTTCAGGGTCAATTGTACCAACCCATGTGGATTGAATAAATAAAACTATGTTTGAACAAGCCTGGCATGTCGGGACTTTTGCCAAAATACCGGTAAAAATTCATTGGACATTTCTTCTTATTTTGGTTTATGTTGCATCGACTTCTTTTTCACAAGGGGCAGGTTTTGATGCTATTTTTATTGAAATTTGTTTTGTACTGGCCATGTTTTTTTGTGTGGTCCTACACGAATTCGGCCATGCCCTGACCGCACAGCGATATGGCATCCGAACAGAAGACATCATCTTATTGCCCATTGGTGGAGTTGCACGCTTGCGCAACATGCCCGAAAAACCGATTCAGGAATTGATCATTGCGGTCATGGGTCCCATGGTCAATATTATCATTGCTGTACTTGTTTTTATCAGTCTGCTCAGTCTTTATGGATTTCCATATTTTAGTATGGACAATTTTCAAAATCTCGATTTTTCAAACTGGAAAGGCTTCCTTCCCTTGTTGATGATTTCCAATATCATGTTAGTGGTATTTAATATGATTCCTGCTTTTCCAATGGACGGTGGCAGGGTGTTACGTGCTTTGTTAGCAATGGGATTTGGCAGATTGAAAGCGACACGCATTGCATCGATTGTCGGACAAATTATTTGCGTGTTTTTGATCATCATTGGCTTGTATTATGAAGCATATACCCTTGCGATCATCGGAGTATTTATTTTTTTAAATGCCACCCAGGAATATAAAAGTGTAGCACTTGATTCGGCTTTAAAAAATAAAACCATTCAGGATTGTTATCGCAAAGACTTTCACAGTTTCACAGATTATACAACGGTCAGGGATGCATATGAATTTATAATGCATCAAACCAATCGTCATTTTATGGTGATCAATTTGTATGGTCAATACTGTGGTACGGTCTCAGCAAAAGCCATCAAAGCAGCTTATAAACTCAATCCGGAAACCCGCATTTCAGAAATTTATCAACCCAAATTATTAAGTCTTGCAGCGAGTACTTCAGTGGCTCATGCCTTGTTTGCATTGCGCGGCCAAACCAATTTAATTTTAGTCACCGAAGCCGATGCTGTAATCGGTGTTTTAGATCAGGAAAGCGTTCAACAGCTGCTTGATATGGAGGGATAGAAAAGGAGTCAAAATCTTTATGCTTGTATCAACTGCATTTCTTTGCGCAACTGCGAGAAAGTAATTTCAATGAGGCTTTAATTTATAATTGTAATACTATTGCCTAACAATAGCGTTTACTTCTTTTTTATAAATCTGAATGAGTTCGTTCATAAATGTTTCCATTTCTTCGCTGCTCATTTGACGGTCATGATTTTCAAAAGTAAAACTCAAGGCATAGGATTTTTTGCCTGTGCCAATGTGTTCTGCATTTTCATAAATATCAAATAGTTGAACGGATTTTAATAAATTTTTAGAATGTCTGATTGCAATATCTTTCAACTCATTGTAGGTTACTGCTTGATCAATAATTAATGCCAGGTCTCTTTTAATAGGCAAAAATT from Saprospiraceae bacterium includes:
- a CDS encoding acyl-CoA dehydrogenase, which gives rise to MYFTLTEEQIAVRDAARDFARRELLPGVIERDAKMQFPKEQVQKMAEMGFLGMMVSPEYGGGGMDTISYVLAMEEISKIDNSCSVIMSVNNSLVCWGLEKMGTEEQKQKYLPRLTSGEWIGSFCLSEPEAGSDATSQKTIAEDKGDHYLLNGTKNWITNGGSSSLHLVMAQANPEAGSRGICTFIVEAGWKGVSIGAKEDKLGIRSSDTHSIMYNDVIVPKENLLGPPGDGFKFAMKTLTGGRIGIASQALGIASGAYELSLNYSKERKTFGKPISSHQAIAFKLADMATEVEAARLMVLRAAWMKDMGLDFGTAAAMAKLFASDVAMRHSVEAVQIHGGYGYVKEYHVERLMRDAKITQIYEGTSEVQRIVISRAILQGQLYQPMWIE
- a CDS encoding site-2 protease family protein, whose product is MFEQAWHVGTFAKIPVKIHWTFLLILVYVASTSFSQGAGFDAIFIEICFVLAMFFCVVLHEFGHALTAQRYGIRTEDIILLPIGGVARLRNMPEKPIQELIIAVMGPMVNIIIAVLVFISLLSLYGFPYFSMDNFQNLDFSNWKGFLPLLMISNIMLVVFNMIPAFPMDGGRVLRALLAMGFGRLKATRIASIVGQIICVFLIIIGLYYEAYTLAIIGVFIFLNATQEYKSVALDSALKNKTIQDCYRKDFHSFTDYTTVRDAYEFIMHQTNRHFMVINLYGQYCGTVSAKAIKAAYKLNPETRISEIYQPKLLSLAASTSVAHALFALRGQTNLILVTEADAVIGVLDQESVQQLLDMEG